The following nucleotide sequence is from Ahniella affigens.
GGGGTCGCGGTTGGCGTATGTGTTGTATACGTCTGGGTCGACGGGCAAGCCGAAGGGTGTGGAGATTGAGCATGGCTCGTTGAGCAGTTTGGCGGCGGCGTGGGTGCACCAGCGTGGCGAGCAGAAGGTAGGCCGGCATGTGGCGATCAATGCGCCGATGGTGTTTGACGTGTCGGTGCAGCAGTTGTTGCAGTTGTTGAGTGGCGCGACGTTGTATCCGGTGCCGGAGCAGACGCGTTTGGACATTGATGCGTTGTGGCGGTTTATGGAGGCGTCGCGTCTGGATGAGTTTGATTGCACGCCGAGTTTGATGCAGGTGTTGTTGGACACGCTGACGGAGGCGCGTCGCGGGTGGTTGCCGAAGATGTTGTTGGTGGGTGGTGAGGCGATCAGCGAGCGGCAGTGGCGGCAGTTGTTGGGATTGCGTGGGTATGGGATCGAGGCGTGCAATGGTTATGGCCCGACGGAGTGCACGGTGTACACGACGTATGGACCGGTGGTGCCGGAGTCGGCGCAGCCGGTGATTGGACGTCCGGTTCCGAATTTACGGTTGTATGTGTTGGATGATCATGGCGAGGTGTGTGGTCCTGGTGTCGCGGGCGAGTTGTATGTGGCGGGCGCTGGGGTAGCACGCGGCTATCGATCACGGCCGGATTTGACGGCGGAGCGGTTTGTTGAGCGTATGGTGCTTGGCCGTCTGGAGCGTTTGTATCGGACGGGCGATTGGGTCCGTTGGAAGGAGGATGGGACGCTGGAGTATTTTGGCCGGCGGGATGGACAGGTGAAGTTGCGTGGGTTCCGGATTGAGTTGGGCGAGATTGCGGCGGTGTTGGAGTCGCAGTCTGGGGTGAGGCAGGCGGTGGTGGTGGTAGCAGGCGAGGGGCCATCGGCGCAGTTGGTGGCGTATGTGGTGGGCGAGGCGGACACGGATGGGCTTCGGGATGCGTTGGCCGAGCGGTTACCGGCGTACATGGTGCCGACGGCGTGGATGTCGTTACCGGCGCTGCCGCTGAACACGAATGGCAAGATTGATGTGCGGGCGTTGCCGGCGCCGGTGTTGACGGCGCGTGAGTATGTGGCGCCGACGGATGCGTTGGAGCAGACGATTGTGTCGGTGTTCGAGGAGTTGCTCGGGCAGTCGCCGATCAGTGTGCACGATCACTTCTTTGCGCTGGGTGGGCATTCGTTGTTGGCGATGCGGGCGGCGGCGCGGATCAATCAGTTGTTGGGTGTGGATTTGCCGGCGTATCGGGTGTTTGATCTGGCGACGGTGGCCGAGCTTGCGCCGGTGGTGCGTGATCTGCAGCGTGCGGGCAAGGCCGTGCTGATTCCACGCTACACCGGTGATCGCCGACGCATGCCGTTGTCGCCCGGCCAATATCGCCAATGGTTGTTCAACCAGGTCGACAGCGTCCGGCGAGGGGTGTTCAATATTCCGGAACAGCGCAGCATTCGCGGCGAGTTCGAGCATTCACGTTTGCAGCGCGCCTTTACGGCGCTGCTAGCACGACATGAATCGTTGCGGACCCGAATTGTGGTTGAAGGCGATGAGCCGTGGCAATGCGTCGAATCGGGTATTGAGTTCGATTTGCCATTGCTTGATCTGTCCAACGTGCCCGATGCCAATGCTCGCCTGGAAGCGCTGGCGATCGAGGACGCACAGGAGGTTTTTGATTTGGAGCAAGCCCCCTTGCTCCGCGCCAAGCTCGTTCGGATGGCGCCCGACCGCCACATCATTCTGTTGAACATCCACCATATAGTCAGCGACGGCTTGTCTCAGGAAGTGCTGTGGCGCGAACTCGCGGCGCTGTATGCAAACGAGAGCCTCCCGGCGCTGCCGTTTCAGTTTGGCGATTACGCCGCCTGGGAACAAAGCCAAAGCGCGCGTCCTGCCAACGTGCATTCCGAGGCCTATTGGACACAACACCTTGCGGATCTGCCGGTGTGTCATAGCTTGCCACTTCGCGCCACCCGCCCGACGCAGCAAGGTATCCATGCCCTGACCGCGCGGCACCGCTTGCCAGATGGTGTTACGGCCGCACTCAAACAATTGGGTCAGCAAGAGCGGACGACGTCATACATCACGTTGTTGGCTGCGTTCCATGTGCTCCAGGCGCAGTTCTCTGGTGTGCCAGACAGCATCGTCGGCACACCGGTATCGACCCGGCAAAGCGCCGAGAGCGAGGGGCTGATTGGTCTGTTCACGGACATTCTGGTGATGCGCCAGAACGTCAGTCTTGCCGTGACGTTCCGCGAGTTGCTGCAGCAAGTTCGTAGTCGCGTGCTGGAAGCCTACGAGCACCAGGACATGAACTTTGAGCAAGTCGTACGGGTGCTATCCCCGCCGCGAACGTCGAGTCATCACCCGCTGTTTCAGATCTTGTTCTCGGTTGAGCAGGAGCCCGCAACAGTCGGCGCCTGGCAGCCGATCCCGGTCATCGCCGAACAGCCACCGCAGTTTGACCTGTCGATGGTGATTCGAGAAGGCGAGGCACTGACGTGCAATCTGACCTACAACACCGATCTGTTCGATGCATCTGGGATGAATCGAATGCTCGGTTATTACGAGCGATTGTTGACGGCGGTGTCGGCGAATCCTGATCTGGCGTTGAATCGACTGGATTTGCTGAGTGATGCCGAGCGGGCGTGGTTGTTGGCGCAGGGCACGGGTCCGGTGTTGCCGGTTTCGGAGTTGGGCGTGCATCGCCAGTTTGAGCGCGAGGTGTTGCGTTCGGCTGATGTGCCGGCGGTGGTGTTTGGTTCGGAGGTCTTGACGTATGCAGCGTTGAATGCGCGTGCGAACCAGTTGGCGCATCACTTGCGATCGTTGGGGGTGGGTCCTGAGTGTTTGGTCGGTCTGTACTTGCCGCGTTCGATTGATCAGATCGTTGGGGTGATGGCGATCTGGAAGGCGGGTGGGGCGTATGTACCGATGGATGTGTCGCACCCGACGGGACGTTTGGAGTCGATGTTGGCGGATGCGTCGCCGTTGGTGATTTTGACGCATGAGGGTTTGGTGTCGCGGTTGCCGGAGACATCTGCGGTGGTATTGCGGATGGAGCAGTCGGCGACGTATGCGGGTTATTCGGCTGAGAATTTGTCGGATGATGGCTCGGGGTCGCGGTTGGCGTATGTGTTGTATACGTCTGGGTCGACGGGCAAGCCGAAGGGTGTGGAGATTGAGCATGGCTCGTTGAGCAGTTTGGCGGCGGCGTGGGTGCACCAGCGTGGCGAGCAGAAGGTAGGCCGGCATGTGGCGATCAATGCGCCGATGGTGTTTGACGTGTCGGTGCAGCAGTTGTTGCAGTTGTTGAGTGGCGCGACGTTGTATCCGGTGCCGGAGCAGACGCGGTTGGACATTGATGCGTTGTGGCGGTTTATGGAGGCGTCGCGTCTGGATGAGTTTGATTGCACGCCGAGTTTGATGCAGGTGTTGTTGGACACGCTGACGGAGGCGCGTCGCGGGTGGTTGCCGAAGATGTTGTTGGTGGGTGGTGAGGCGATCAGCGAGCGGCAGTGGCGGCAGTTGTTGGGATTGCGCGGGTATGGGATCGAGGCGTGCAATGGTTATGGCCCGACGGAGTGCACGGTGTACACGACGTATGGCCCAGTGGTGCCGGAGTCGGCGCAGCCGGTGATTGGACGACCGGTTCCGAATTTACGGTTGTATGTGTTGGATGATCATGGCGAGGTGTGTGGTCCTGGTGTCGCGGGCGAGTTGTATGTGGCGGGCGCTGGGGTAGCACGCGGGTATCGGTCGCGGCCGGATTTGACGGCGGAGCGGTTTGTTGAGCGGATGGTGCTTGGCCGTCTGGAGCGTTTGTATCGGACGGGCGATTGGGTCCGTTGGAAAGAGGATGGGACGCTGGAGTATTTTGGCCGGCGGGATGGACAGGTGAAGTTGCGTGGGTTCCGGATTGAGTTGGGCGAGATTGCGGCGGTGTTGGAGTCGCAGTCTGGGGTGAGGCAGGCGGTGGTGGTGGTGGCAGGCGAGGGGCCATCGGCGCAGTTGGTGGCGTATGTGGTGGGCGAGGCGGACACGGATGGGCTTCGTGATGCGTTGGCCGAGCGGTTACCGGCGTACATGGTGCCGACGGCGTGGATGTCGTTACCGGCGTTGCCGCTGAACACGAATGGCAAGATTGATGTGCGGGCGTTGCCGGCGCCGGAGTTGACGGCGCGCGAGTATGTGGCGCCGACGGATGCGTTGGAGCAGACGATTGTGTCGGTGTTCGAGGAGTTGCTCGGGCAGTCGCCGATCAGTGTGCACGATCACTTTTTTGCGCTGGGTGGGCATTCGTTGTTGGCGATGCGGGCGGCGGCGCGGATCAATCAGTTGTTGGGTGTGGATTTGCCGGCGTATCGGGTGTTTGATCTGGCGACGGTGGCCGAGCTTGCGCCGGTGGTGCGTGATCTGCAGCGTGCGGGCAAGGCCGTGCTGATTCCACGCTACACCGGTGATCGCCGACGCATGCCGTTGTCGATGGCCCAGCAGCGGCTCTGGTTGGTCGAAAAGATGTCGGCAGCGGGCAGTCGCAGCCTCTACAACATTCCGGTGCATCTACGGATCCGGGGTGAATTGGATCTGGCAGTGCTGGAGCGTGCGTTCCAAGCGCTCGTGACGCGTCATGAAACCTTGCGCACGCGCCTGATCGAAATCGACGGTGAGCCCTGGCAATGCGTTGAGCCGGCTGAAGGGCGTTTGGTCGCGCCCGTCTCGTATGCGCAACGGCAGCTTTGGTTGATCAACGAACTGGAAGGTCGTGACGCGAGCGGTCTCTACAATATCCCGCTATCTTGGAACTTGGACGGCCCGGTTGATCCATCCCAACTCGAATCGGCATTCGGCGACTTGTTGGCGCGACACGAGGTGCTGCGAACCCACTTTGTCGAAATTGACGGCGAACCCTGGCAGTTCATCGCGCCAGAGGAACCGTTCAAGCTGGTCTGCCGCGATTTGCGCGATCAGGTCGATCCCGTCGCGGCGGCGAGTGCCCTCGCGGCGGCAGACTTGCAGCAAGGTTTCGATTTGCGCCGCGGACCGTTACTTCGAGCGCAGTTGCTGCGATTGGCTGAAGACCGACACATGCTGCTCGTCTGCCTGCATCACATTGCGGCCGACGGTTGGTCCATGGGCATCCTCGCGCGCGAACTGAACGAGCTGTATCGCGCCCGGGTCGAACAGCGCACGCCCGTGCTGCCGGTGTTGCCAGTCCAATACGGCGACTACGCACATTGGCAGCGGAACCAGGTGCAGAATCTTGAGTCGCAATTGCAGTGGTGGCAGCAGCAATTGACCAACTTGCCCGCTTGTCACAGTCTGCCAACCGATCGTCCGCGACCGTCGCGTCCGAGCCATCGTGGTGCCACGTTGAGCCACGACATGCCCGCAACGGTGGCGTCGGCGCTCCAGGCGCTGTCGACCGAAGAGCGGGCCACCGCGTACATGACGCTTCTTGCCGGATTCCAGTTGTTGCTGGCGAGGTTGTCGGGCGCTTCGGACATCGTGGTCGGAACCGCCGTCACCAATCGGCCGTTCGCGGAGTTAGAAGGTCTGATTGGGTTTTTCGTCAACACCTTGGTGCTTCGCCAGTCCGTTGATACATCGTTGAGCTTCCGCGACTTGCTAAAGCAGGTGCGTGAGCGCGTCCTGGCCGCCTATCAGCGCCAGGACGCACCGTTCGAACAGGTGGTACAGGCCGTTCGACCCGAACGCAGCGCCAGCTATCACCCGCTCGTGCAACTGATGTTCTCAGTCGAGCGGTTGCTCCCCGATGCCGAGTCTGCCGCGAATCAGGTTGCACCATCGAACGCTGAGGTTACCGACGATGTCAGCAACTGGGCCAAGTTCGATCTATCGCTTCTGGTGCGTGAAGGCGAAACGCTCAGTTGCTCGATCACGTATGCGACCGACTTGTTTGATCGCGCGAGCATGGTGCGCCTCTTGTCCGAATACGAGCGATTGCTCACGGCGGTGTCCACCGATCCCGATCGGCCGTTGAACCAACTGGACCTGTTGCAAGCGAGCGAGCGGGCGGAGCTGCTGGAGACTGGAGCTGGCGACGTTGTCGCCGTCCCGAGCGGTACCGTCCACGCAGCATTCGAAGCACGCGTGAATCTGCATCCGGAACGCATAGCCGTGCAGATGGATGGGCGCGGCATCAGTTATGCCGAATTGAATGCCACGGCCAATCGATTGGCTCGTCGGCTGCTGGCTGCGGGGATTCAGCGGGAATCGATCGTTGGCATTTTCTGCCCGAGATCAATCGAACAAGTCGTTGCGATTCTGGCGATCCTGAAGGCCGGTGCCGCCTATTTGCCGCTGGAGCTGAGTTACCCGAAGACGCGCCTGGCCGACCTCACGCGCGAGGCCGGTGCCGCTTTGGTCTTAACGTTTGACGGACTGCAGGACAAGCTTCCGGACACGCTGCCGACTATCACTCTGGACGCTCCAAACGACTGGCAGCAGTTTGACGAATCCAATCTCGCACTCGAATGTGCCGGCAGCTTGCTGGCCTATGTGATCTACACGTCCGGATCGACCGGAACCCCGAAAGGCGTCGAGATCGAGCATCGACAGTTGCTGAATCTTTGGTCGTCGCTGCGTCGGCCGATTGCCGACGCACTCGGTTCGCGCGATTGGCGCACGTCGATGAATGCGCCGCTGGTGTTTGATTCCTCAGTCAAGCAATGGCTGCAGGTGCTTGACGGCGCGACGCTGTGTCCGGTGCCCGAAGCCGCCCGGCATGATGCTGGGCAGCTGTGGCAGTTCATCGAAACGGAACGCATTACGGTCCTGGATCTGACGCCGAGTTTGCTGCAGACCTTGCTTGACGTTGCGACCGAGAGACAATTGGCATTGTTGCCGCGCGTACTGTTGATTGGTGGCGAGGCGATCTCGGCGCGACTCTGGCAAACGCTGCTCGAACTGAGTGGCCGATACGGCGTTCAGGCGTTCAATGTTTATGGCCCAACTGAATGCACCGTCGATACGACCATGGCCGCGATTCAGAGCGCTTGTCCCCAGCCGGTGATTGGCCGGCCATTGAACAATGTCCGACTCTATGTTCTGGATCATGACGGCAATCCGTGTGCGGTTGGCATGGCAGGCGAGTTGTATGTGGCGGGCGCTGGGGTAGCACGCGGGTATCGGTCGCGGCCGGATTTGACGGCGGAGCGGTTTGTTGAGCGGATGGTGCTTGGCCGTCTGGAGCGTTTGTATCGGACGGGCGATTGGGTCCGTTGGAAAGAGGATGGGACGCTGGAGTATTTTGGCCGGCGGGATGGACAGGTGAAGTTGCGTGGGTTCCGGATTGAGTTGGGCGAGATTGCGGCGGTGTTGGAGTCGCAGTCTGGGGTGAGGCAGGCGGTGGTGGTGGTGGCAGGCGAGGGGCCATCGGCGCAGTTGGTGGCGTATGTGGTGGGCGAGGCGGACACGGATGGGCTTCGTGATGCGTTGGCCGAGCGGTTACCGGCGTACATGGTGCCGACGGCGTGGATGTCCTTGCCGGCGTTGCCGCTGAACACGAATGGCAAGATTGATGTGCGGGCGTTGCCGGCGCCGGAGTTGACGGCGCGCGAGTATGTGGCGCCGACGGATGCGTTGGAGCAGACGATTGTGTCGGTGTTCGAGGAGTTGCTCGGGCAGTCGCCGATCAGTGTGCACGATCACTTTTTTGCGCTGGGCGGGCATTCGTTGTTGGCGATGCGGGCGGCGGCGCGGATCAATCAGTTGTTGGGTGTGGATTTGCCGGCGTATCGGGTGTTTGATCTGGCGACGGTGGCCGAGCTTGCACCGGTGGTGCGTGATCTGCAGCGTGCGGGCAAGGCCGTGCTGATTCTACGCTACACCGGTGATCGACGACGCATGCCGTTGTCGATGGCGCAGCAGCGGCTCTGGTTGGTCGAGAAAATGCATGGCGATGCCATCGCCGGCCTCTATAACATTCCGTTTCGAACACGGTTGCAAGGCCCGCTCAGTGTGCCCGCCCTGGAATCGGCGGTCAGCAATTTGGTCGCACGGCACGAGAGCTTGCGAACACGCTTTGTCGAGGCGGCAGATCAAGTCTGGCAGTGCGTCGAGCCGGCAGCAACGGTTCAAATCGAACAGCGCGACCTCCGCTCGGAGTCCGATCCAATCGCGGCACTGCACGACGTTTCACAAGCTTGGGCTGCACAAGCGTTCGATCTGGCTGCCGGCCCATTGTTCCGGATTCAACTAGTCTGTCTTGGCGCCGATCAGCATGCGCTGTTGATGTGCCTCCATCACATCATTGCGGACGGTTGGTCGATGGGTGTGTTGGCCGAAGAACTGACTGAGCTCTATGACGCTGCATTGAATCAGCGCGAGCCCAACGTGCGGCCATTGCCGATTCAATATGGCGACTTCGCGCACTGGCAGCGCACCCAGGAACACGACTTCGACGCGCAACTGCAGTGGTGGCGACAGGAGCTGTCCGATCTGCCAACCTGCCACAGCCTGCCAACCGCGCGACCGCGCCCCGCGCAACTCGGGTATCGCGGCGCCACACTGAGCCACGACCTGTCCGCGTCAGTGGCGCGTAGCGTGCAGGCGCTGGCGCACGAAGAGCGCGCCACGGCCTTCATGACGCTGCTGGCCGCCTTTCAGGTCTTGCTGGCGCAGCAGTCTGGTGCCAGCGACATCGTTGTCGGTACGCCAACGGCCAATCGACCGAATCCCGAGCTGCAAGGTCTGATCGGGTTCTTCGTCAACACACTGGTGCTCAGGCAGCAGGTCGATGACACACTGAGCTTTCGCGGATTGCTGAGGCAGGTGCGTGAGCGTGTGTTGGCCGCGTATCAACGTCAGGATGTGCCGTTCGAGCAAATCGTGCAGGCCATCAATCCAGAGCGTAGCGCCGCGCATCACCCGTTGTTTCAGATTCTATTCTCGACCGAGCGCGTCGCCGGCCTGGCGAATGCGAATCGCGAGG
It contains:
- a CDS encoding non-ribosomal peptide synthetase, whose product is MNNLNAGAVGAEVSELIAVLAQKGIRIGLRDDGLDIAAPKGAMTGELKERLVRNKAGLVQWLRAHAVQKLPKRPDLRARIVQHDLRAHVDPEAAMQALVDADAVAAFDLEQGPPLRVSTVQMDDEHFVLMINLHHLFGDGQSMSVLASDLGALYEAERQHAAPNLPDLPIQYGDYAVWQRSRLDAEALDRLKRYWLERLRGAPPSHGIPIDYARPSVPSHRGDGATLQVSATTAVSLRSISRGLGATLFSTLFAAFALAQHRFGGATDLVAGTVAANRERVELEGLIGFFVNTVVLRAQVDLQKSFKEFLRGVSSDVRDGFANQDLPFDQLVELLKPPRDPSRHPIFQLMFTVVQSTTEPAATDGAESLNMEPVGSEISAKFDLALAVHDRPDGLHCALNYARDLFSAETADALLETYRSVLDAVAKSPDVPMASLFETSTEAPATLVPADAVTLTAQEWFERHGVGDVLDYSAQGVHRQFEREVLRSGEVPAVVFGSEVLTYAALNARANQLAHHLRSLGVGPECLVGLYLPRSIDQIVGVMAIWKAGGAYVPMDVSHPTGRLESMLADASPLVILTHEGLVSRLPETSAVVLRMEQSATYAGYSAENLSDDGSGSRLAYVLYTSGSTGKPKGVEIEHGSLSSLAAAWVHQRGEQKVGRHVAINAPMVFDVSVQQLLQLLSGATLYPVPEQTRLDIDALWRFMEASRLDEFDCTPSLMQVLLDTLTEARRGWLPKMLLVGGEAISERQWRQLLGLRGYGIEACNGYGPTECTVYTTYGPVVPESAQPVIGRPVPNLRLYVLDDHGEVCGPGVAGELYVAGAGVARGYRSRPDLTAERFVERMVLGRLERLYRTGDWVRWKEDGTLEYFGRRDGQVKLRGFRIELGEIAAVLESQSGVRQAVVVVAGEGPSAQLVAYVVGEADTDGLRDALAERLPAYMVPTAWMSLPALPLNTNGKIDVRALPAPVLTAREYVAPTDALEQTIVSVFEELLGQSPISVHDHFFALGGHSLLAMRAAARINQLLGVDLPAYRVFDLATVAELAPVVRDLQRAGKAVLIPRYTGDRRRMPLSPGQYRQWLFNQVDSVRRGVFNIPEQRSIRGEFEHSRLQRAFTALLARHESLRTRIVVEGDEPWQCVESGIEFDLPLLDLSNVPDANARLEALAIEDAQEVFDLEQAPLLRAKLVRMAPDRHIILLNIHHIVSDGLSQEVLWRELAALYANESLPALPFQFGDYAAWEQSQSARPANVHSEAYWTQHLADLPVCHSLPLRATRPTQQGIHALTARHRLPDGVTAALKQLGQQERTTSYITLLAAFHVLQAQFSGVPDSIVGTPVSTRQSAESEGLIGLFTDILVMRQNVSLAVTFRELLQQVRSRVLEAYEHQDMNFEQVVRVLSPPRTSSHHPLFQILFSVEQEPATVGAWQPIPVIAEQPPQFDLSMVIREGEALTCNLTYNTDLFDASGMNRMLGYYERLLTAVSANPDLALNRLDLLSDAERAWLLAQGTGPVLPVSELGVHRQFEREVLRSADVPAVVFGSEVLTYAALNARANQLAHHLRSLGVGPECLVGLYLPRSIDQIVGVMAIWKAGGAYVPMDVSHPTGRLESMLADASPLVILTHEGLVSRLPETSAVVLRMEQSATYAGYSAENLSDDGSGSRLAYVLYTSGSTGKPKGVEIEHGSLSSLAAAWVHQRGEQKVGRHVAINAPMVFDVSVQQLLQLLSGATLYPVPEQTRLDIDALWRFMEASRLDEFDCTPSLMQVLLDTLTEARRGWLPKMLLVGGEAISERQWRQLLGLRGYGIEACNGYGPTECTVYTTYGPVVPESAQPVIGRPVPNLRLYVLDDHGEVCGPGVAGELYVAGAGVARGYRSRPDLTAERFVERMVLGRLERLYRTGDWVRWKEDGTLEYFGRRDGQVKLRGFRIELGEIAAVLESQSGVRQAVVVVAGEGPSAQLVAYVVGEADTDGLRDALAERLPAYMVPTAWMSLPALPLNTNGKIDVRALPAPELTAREYVAPTDALEQTIVSVFEELLGQSPISVHDHFFALGGHSLLAMRAAARINQLLGVDLPAYRVFDLATVAELAPVVRDLQRAGKAVLIPRYTGDRRRMPLSMAQQRLWLVEKMSAAGSRSLYNIPVHLRIRGELDLAVLERAFQALVTRHETLRTRLIEIDGEPWQCVEPAEGRLVAPVSYAQRQLWLINELEGRDASGLYNIPLSWNLDGPVDPSQLESAFGDLLARHEVLRTHFVEIDGEPWQFIAPEEPFKLVCRDLRDQVDPVAAASALAAADLQQGFDLRRGPLLRAQLLRLAEDRHMLLVCLHHIAADGWSMGILARELNELYRARVEQRTPVLPVLPVQYGDYAHWQRNQVQNLESQLQWWQQQLTNLPACHSLPTDRPRPSRPSHRGATLSHDMPATVASALQALSTEERATAYMTLLAGFQLLLARLSGASDIVVGTAVTNRPFAELEGLIGFFVNTLVLRQSVDTSLSFRDLLKQVRERVLAAYQRQDAPFEQVVQAVRPERSASYHPLVQLMFSVERLLPDAESAANQVAPSNAEVTDDVSNWAKFDLSLLVREGETLSCSITYATDLFDRASMVRLLSEYERLLTAVSTDPDRPLNQLDLLQASERAELLETGAGDVVAVPSGTVHAAFEARVNLHPERIAVQMDGRGISYAELNATANRLARRLLAAGIQRESIVGIFCPRSIEQVVAILAILKAGAAYLPLELSYPKTRLADLTREAGAALVLTFDGLQDKLPDTLPTITLDAPNDWQQFDESNLALECAGSLLAYVIYTSGSTGTPKGVEIEHRQLLNLWSSLRRPIADALGSRDWRTSMNAPLVFDSSVKQWLQVLDGATLCPVPEAARHDAGQLWQFIETERITVLDLTPSLLQTLLDVATERQLALLPRVLLIGGEAISARLWQTLLELSGRYGVQAFNVYGPTECTVDTTMAAIQSACPQPVIGRPLNNVRLYVLDHDGNPCAVGMAGELYVAGAGVARGYRSRPDLTAERFVERMVLGRLERLYRTGDWVRWKEDGTLEYFGRRDGQVKLRGFRIELGEIAAVLESQSGVRQAVVVVAGEGPSAQLVAYVVGEADTDGLRDALAERLPAYMVPTAWMSLPALPLNTNGKIDVRALPAPELTAREYVAPTDALEQTIVSVFEELLGQSPISVHDHFFALGGHSLLAMRAAARINQLLGVDLPAYRVFDLATVAELAPVVRDLQRAGKAVLILRYTGDRRRMPLSMAQQRLWLVEKMHGDAIAGLYNIPFRTRLQGPLSVPALESAVSNLVARHESLRTRFVEAADQVWQCVEPAATVQIEQRDLRSESDPIAALHDVSQAWAAQAFDLAAGPLFRIQLVCLGADQHALLMCLHHIIADGWSMGVLAEELTELYDAALNQREPNVRPLPIQYGDFAHWQRTQEHDFDAQLQWWRQELSDLPTCHSLPTARPRPAQLGYRGATLSHDLSASVARSVQALAHEERATAFMTLLAAFQVLLAQQSGASDIVVGTPTANRPNPELQGLIGFFVNTLVLRQQVDDTLSFRGLLRQVRERVLAAYQRQDVPFEQIVQAINPERSAAHHPLFQILFSTERVAGLANANREADGGAAADESSDWAKFDLSWVVREGDTLSCSLTYNTDLFDAAGMNRMLGYYERLLTAVSANPDLALNRLDLLSDAERAWLLAQGTGPVLPVSELGVHRQFEREVLRSADVPAVVFGSEVLTYAALNARANQLAHHLRSLGVGPECLVGLYLPRSIDQIVGVMAIWKAGGAYVPMDVSHPTGRLESMLADASPLVILTHEGLVSRLPETSAVVLRMEQSATYAGYSAENLSDDGSGSRLAYVLYTSGSTGKPKGVEIEHGSLSSLAAAWVHQRGEQKVGRHVAINAPMVFDVSVQQLLQLLSGATLYPVPEQTRLDIDALWRFMEASRLDEFDCTPSLMQVLLDTLTEARRGWLPKMLLVGGEAISERQWRQLLGLRGYGIEACNGYGPTECTVYTTYGPVVPESAQPVIGRPVPNLRLYVLDDHGEVCGPGVAGELYVAGAGVARGYRSRPDLTAERFVERMVLGRLERLYRTGDWVRWKEDGTLEYFGRRDGQVKLRGFRIELGEIAAVLESQYGVRQAVVVVAGEGPSAQLVAYVVGEADTDGLRDALAERLPAYMVPTAWMSLPALPLNTNGKIDVRALPKPLLRSGAMAPPRNHLEHVLQDIWQSVLGVAPIGIHDRFFALGGHSLLAVRMLAAVRQALGRTVTVAQILGHDTIAELAGLLGRESIAAAAPIVTLRHGRDDQPSVLFLPPVGGSSVTYHRLLSAFSPTQTLLAGHLDVHETMPTLDGTIRAAASRYLDYLIAGSFPLPHCLVGWSMGGVLAHEIAALMINRSMPAPTIVLIDSHVPIEQTASGPSERGAAHTLAAELGLTDQAFDWDADQGIHGLHARLTAAGLIPDELDVAQLQRRLTLIHHHMRILAQHQPTPAAVPVLLFKALNSRDARHDNGWTPFVASIRIQAVTTDHFAIMRTPNVERLAREMAGVLVAAAASADQSDLTEISAHAD